Genomic segment of Arachis hypogaea cultivar Tifrunner chromosome 16, arahy.Tifrunner.gnm2.J5K5, whole genome shotgun sequence:
AACTTGCAAAGCTCACTTGCCACCGACTTCACTACCCCAGGTATTGTAAACTTTGATATTGTGTACGGATGAGGCCCAAGCCCACCCAAAAGCCCACTTATGCTTGATGTGCATAAAATGGCCCCTGATGACACTGGTGCCATCACACGTGCCGCATGCTTTATACCCGCAACCATGCCCCATACATTGGTTTTCATGACCCTATCAAAATCATCAAGATCCAAATCTATTATGCTTGGTGGGATTGATGGGCCTGTTATGCCAGCATTGTTGAACATTATGTCAAGTTTGCCATAGTTGGTCATGGCAACGTTTACAGCTTCTTTTATTTGGGCCTCAATGGTGACGTCACACTCCACAAATTGGGCTAATGGGCCCATTTCCTTTGCTATTTGTGGGCCCAGATTGGTGTCCTTGTCAGCAATGATTACTTGGGCCCCATGCTGCACAAATTCATGGGCTGTGGCCTTGCCAAGTCCACTTGCGGCCCCGGTTATGATTGCCACTTTTCCTTCAAgcctgaattttatttttatttttattttttgtgaacCAAAAATGCAATGAAGTCATTGTCAATCATAGTGAGTGTTCAAAGGAAgagatattatatttaaatacataAGAGGAATATTATTTGTActacctttttatttttcttaaatgcATATTTTTGCTATTTCGTTTtaagaggagagaaaaaaaaaatacaatgaaaGCACTGTATATTTAAAATGGAATGTGTGCACTTTAAAACGTGTGAAACTAAAAATAACATTTCTCAACAACAAAAGTAGAATGTTTATTAATTCCCGACACACTTTTatagtgaataataataataatctgagTCTTAAAGCGAAGTCcacatcaaaattcaataataataataataataataataataataataataataataatagagcagATGTTAGCATAAAGTATAACTTACAAAAATAATCGTCTAGAATATATTTAGTCAGGTATATTAAATAAGGTGAAAATTCTTATAGATAACTTTGATGTGTAAACCAAGTAACCAACCTAGAAAATTCAATATTTTGTTTACCATGCATGTTTATACCGATTATTGTATTCAattgtttattaattaaaataattattttctagctaaaaaatttttagtttgaattttaaaaattatagaatatatttttttgagaattatatctgataaaaaaatttataaaaaagttgTGCGTCTAATTCTTTTTCATATATCCATATATAAGTAtggataattaaatatattttaaaaaaaattatcttgaaaaaaaaagaaagcatagCAAAGAATAAAGTGGTGGAACTCAAAACCTTAAAGTAGTAAGTTAATGGgtttctcatcttataaactcttcactcttttttgttttctttgacgTGGGACTAATTTCATACACTCTTTACACTTACAACATTAACGTAAAGTTCAAGCTaaaaagtgataaaataaaattttaatcataataaaattaaaatagtgagatttatataagataaaaataataaattcagaaataattaaaatattatttattattttagtaatttttttatttacattatttttaattttttatttaactaatatctattttaaagatatatattaagattacaaattaaaaaaaaattattaaaaatataaaaaaattagcatatttatttatatttattaaaaaatttataaattttcactaataataataatcttaccaaaatcttttttatttttttcaactggaAAATACAAAAGCATATCACTCAATGACTCATCAATCATGATGGCATATCcatcaaataaataatataattccgATCCATCAGCTTTTATCTTAAACGTCTAAATCAAAAAGCATATTTTCTTTTTCGCAAAGTTAGAGGATGATGTCGTGGACCAACTttttcttccaacaagatttgattAAGTGGAAGTGGAAGACCTTTAGACGTGTTTTTTGCTTCCAAACTTTCATTTACAACAAAATATTTGACTTTTTacgtccttttctttttttttttttttaaataatttatacatAATGATAAAGAAAGTTATCGCTCTTGATCTATTCTAATTTCTAAACGATTCAAATCCATTACCACCATCATACAAATTATGATTCTGAATGTGTTTACCAAAGCAGAAAACGACATTAGATATATGAAGGTTTTTTTAACTAAGATGTATTCTCTATTTCTTTTCCTTTCATAAGTGAAGGACAGAAGgatatattactttaatttttttaacaataatgTGAAATTAGTCAAAGTGTCTAATACTTTAATTTGGCCCTTCAATATTAAGCTTCTCATATTTGAGTTTTGGAATGAGAAAAATCATCGTTAACACTTTAACAAACTTAGagcttttttaaaaattatttaacatgaaaaaagattttttttttaaaaaaaaattcatttttatttaaaactgaATTCTATAATTTAGAATgactataatatattaatagaataGTATTTAAATTTAAAGAGTATATGAATGGATTTAGAAATTAAATCTCTTTTAATctgatttacaaataaaaaaaaatgagaattgaatttttaaaaaaaatttaaataatttattcttagttgtttcaaaataaaaaaaaaaatcaattatggAGTAAATTCTAATTACTAGTCTTCCAAACAAGTTTTTAGTACTTTTACCGATACCTCTAGAATGAAATGGATTAATTATGTTTCTAAGGATAAGATTTGATGAGCAGATGATTTGTGTTCTCATTTTCATTATTTTACGTTTTTGTAATTtatgaagaagaaaatagaaaacaaaatttgtttttactatttatatttttttcaaaaaatactaatacaacaacaacaacaataaagccttgtcccactaagtggggtcggctacatgaatcaaacgacgtcattatgctctgtcatgtatcatgtctacagagagaccgtttacatgtaggtctcgtttgaccacctcatggatggtcttcttaggtcttcctctgctttTCGccatttgtccatcttccatctcatccaccttcataactggatgttctatcggtcttcttctcacatgtccaaaccacttgagacgcgattcaaccatcttttccacaatgggtgctactccaactctctcccttatatcttcattccttattttatccaatcgcgtatggccactcatccatctcaacatctttatctctgccacactcagcttatgttcgtgctcccctttaaccgcccaacactccgtaccatacagcatagccggtcttatagcggtgcgatagaatttacctttaagttttaaaggtacttttttgtcgcatataaaaccagatgcactccgccattttgaccaatctGCTTGAATCCTATGATTTACAattttacatcctgttcaatctctccattatcctgtatgatgcacccaatatacttaaaacttttaacttttcgtagggtgttttctccaatcttcacctctatattggggttttcccttctcagactgaacttacattccatatattccgtcttgctacggcttatgcgcagaccatacacttctagagcttctctccataactccaacttcttatttaggtcttcccttgactcccccataaggacgatatcatcagcaaaaagcatgcaccatggcacaggctcttggatgtgctctgtgagtacttccaagactaatgtgaaaaggtatggacttaaggatgatccctggtgtaatcctataccaatagggaatttttctgtcacaccaccttgagtctccacactagttgtggccccatcatacatgtctttaattgcccgaatatatgcgatccttactctcctcttttctaaaaccttccataagacctcccttggtaccctatcatacgctttttccaaatcaataaacaccatatgtagatcccttttattactacgatacctctccatcatccttcttaataggtatatcgcttcagtggtagatcttcctggcataaatccaaattggttctttgttacttgtgtctcttttctcaacctccgttctatcaccatttcccataacttcatagtatgactcataagcttaatccctctatagtttctgcaactttgtatatcccccttattcttgtagataggtaccaaggtgttctttctccactcatcaggcatcttctttgaccttaaaatctcattaaaaagcttggttaaccagttgatgcctttttctccaagacccttccaaacctcaatcgggatattatcaggtcctactgccctgccatttttcatctgctttagagcctcttttacttcgaagtctcgaatccttcgataatagtcaaagttttgatcttcttcccttgtgcataatcgaccaaggctcggaagagtcttctgtccctcattaaataactcgtaaaagtagctcttccacctttcattaatcttctcctcttgagccaacacctctccatccttatcctttatgcacttaacttgatccaaatctctcgttcttctttcccggctctttgcgattctatatatacctttttctccttctttcgtgcccaaatactggtagagaccctcatatgctcttgttcttacttcacttacagccacttttgtctctttcttagccgccttatatttttcccaattatctgcattgcggcataaagaccactctttaaagcattccctttttatctttatcttttcttgtatactcgcattccaccaccaggactccttatctcttggtcctattcctttagattcaccaaaactttcttttgttgttcttctaataacttctgtcatctccctccacatctcttccgcgcttccattcccatcccactttgcctcttctcctacccgtcttaggaagcttctttgttcctcacctttcatccgccaccacctcgtccttgggttcttcgtatgatgtcttttcctcaacttttgctcaacgcgaaaatccataacgagcaccctatgttgtcttgtcaaactctctcccgggataattttacagttaatgcaaaatttccggtcgactctcctcaacaagaagaagtcgatttaaGAGCTTGTCATgtcactcttataggttataagatgttcgtctctctttttaaaacatgtatttgcgataagaagatcaaaggttgaagaaaagtccaaaataattttaccctcggcattgatcaccccgaaaccatggcctccgtgaatactcccatatccagttacttcaaaaatatttaaaataaaaatccaaattaGACGACTTATTGTCTTGATAACTGATTTACTTTACATCATCAGTGTAATTCTGATTCTCCTTAATATTGTAGTATAACTCAAGTACATATGAAGTAGTGACACTAGATACAAAATACATGAACACATGAATTTTGATCCATTGTAAGCTCATACAAAATATAaagtatattttaaataaattaaaataatatcttaatatttcattgatatatattataaaataaaataaaataaaattttaagtgtttttagtatctttttaattatataaaataattttgttgtataaataataatatatattatttttaagtttattttaagaatataaattaagaataaagttaaACATATTGATACGTAATAGTATTTAAATGTGTATAAATatgtctaaaaaaatattatttaatttttattaagacaaattggataaaaaaaaaCACTCATAGCAAATGAATTTCGAATAAATATTATATCTAAAATGTATTTGATACACGGATACAATAATTTCGAAAAGCATCCGCATTTTTTAGTCTAACTAATATACAAAAAGGGTTTGGGATTTGTTTTTACATAAGTATAcatttgtattttgtattattatgctTCATGTTTAGTTGGAGAGAATCTACAAGA
This window contains:
- the LOC112755019 gene encoding secoisolariciresinol dehydrogenase, with protein sequence MFRTLLLARKLKLATLSNGLNQEGSRFYATVGERRLEGKVAIITGAASGLGKATAHEFVQHGAQVIIADKDTNLGPQIAKEMGPLAQFVECDVTIEAQIKEAVNVAMTNYGKLDIMFNNAGITGPSIPPSIIDLDLDDFDRVMKTNVWGMVAGIKHAARVMAPVSSGAILCTSSISGLLGGLGPHPYTISKFTIPGVVKSVASELCKFGVRVNCISPAPIATPMSLAQIGKFFHHLSEEEVRQIVGGLGELKGSKCEDIDVARAALFLASDDAKYISGHNLVVDGGFTCFKSLNFPSHG